From Flavipsychrobacter sp., a single genomic window includes:
- a CDS encoding FKBP-type peptidyl-prolyl cis-trans isomerase, which translates to MLKQIATLALGGILLAGVSSCNNNNGLKRTDAGLMYKIVKDAEGEKHPKIGDIIEVHLKVKVRDSILNDTRMMMGGSPYTMPLQEDPFKGSFTYGLQLLTPGDSAVFYILLDSLKKYQPEGAQYPEWFKDDDTLVYETVLVNVKTREEMDQEQQAKNAEQLKKDDEQLQAYFKDKGISPEKTASGLYYTIDKQGSGDKIEPKNYVSVKYTGTNLAGVAFDSNVDPKFQHVEPFSFVAGQGQVIKGWDEGILLLQKGSKAHFYIPSALAYGGQALSAEVGPYSCLVFEVEITDVQKDLPQQNQ; encoded by the coding sequence ATGTTAAAACAAATAGCAACACTTGCCTTAGGAGGCATATTATTAGCAGGCGTTTCTAGCTGCAACAACAACAACGGTCTGAAAAGAACTGATGCTGGATTGATGTATAAAATTGTCAAAGACGCTGAAGGGGAAAAGCACCCTAAAATTGGCGACATCATTGAAGTGCACTTGAAAGTAAAAGTTAGGGATAGCATACTTAATGATACCCGTATGATGATGGGTGGATCACCATATACAATGCCATTGCAAGAAGACCCTTTTAAAGGTAGTTTTACATATGGCTTGCAATTATTAACTCCTGGGGACAGTGCAGTATTCTATATCTTGTTGGATTCTCTTAAAAAATATCAACCTGAAGGAGCACAATATCCAGAGTGGTTTAAAGATGACGATACTCTTGTTTACGAAACTGTACTTGTAAATGTTAAGACAAGAGAAGAGATGGACCAAGAGCAACAGGCTAAAAATGCAGAACAACTAAAGAAAGATGATGAGCAGCTACAAGCTTACTTTAAAGACAAGGGTATCTCTCCTGAAAAAACTGCGTCAGGATTGTACTACACTATAGACAAACAAGGTAGTGGCGATAAGATCGAACCTAAAAATTACGTTTCTGTAAAATATACAGGTACTAACCTTGCTGGAGTAGCTTTTGATTCTAATGTTGATCCTAAATTCCAACACGTTGAGCCATTTAGCTTCGTTGCTGGACAAGGACAAGTGATTAAAGGATGGGATGAAGGAATACTACTATTACAAAAGGGAAGTAAAGCTCATTTCTATATTCCTTCTGCTCTTGCATATGGCGGACAAGCTTTAAGTGCTGAGGTAGGACCTTATTCTTGCCTTGTATTTGAAGTAGAAATTACTGATGTACAAAAAGACCTACCTCAACAAAACCAATAA
- a CDS encoding FKBP-type peptidyl-prolyl cis-trans isomerase, with amino-acid sequence MMLNKILIAATALLLPLSTIAQDMKGASVTKGGLKYRMIIDKPGGKTPEVGDYVKMHLSYTVDDSVLYSSRQLNNNEPVEFQLMKPNFNGDITEGFMEMTAGDSAILFVPVDSLIKQGTPVLPWMKRGSGQHIVYRIVMVDVKSMEQMKRYRDEMTKQQKVIDDRKLQDYFKKNNIKARKTESGLYYSIERDGDGKLPQKDSNVYVNYTGRTLDGKVFDSNVDPKFMHVEPFKFMLGAGQVIKGWDIGVALFKKGTKGTLYIPSGLAYGPNSPDPNKIPANGVLIFDVEVLKK; translated from the coding sequence ATGATGTTGAATAAGATACTAATAGCTGCTACAGCTTTACTACTTCCGCTTAGTACCATTGCTCAAGACATGAAAGGTGCTAGTGTAACAAAAGGCGGTCTTAAATACAGGATGATCATTGACAAGCCAGGTGGTAAAACACCAGAGGTTGGTGATTATGTAAAAATGCACTTATCATATACTGTAGATGATAGTGTATTGTACAGCAGTAGACAGTTGAATAACAATGAACCTGTAGAATTTCAACTCATGAAACCGAACTTTAATGGCGACATTACTGAAGGTTTCATGGAAATGACCGCGGGAGATAGCGCTATTCTTTTTGTACCGGTTGATTCACTTATCAAACAAGGCACACCTGTTCTCCCTTGGATGAAACGTGGTAGTGGGCAGCATATCGTTTATCGTATCGTGATGGTCGATGTAAAATCTATGGAGCAAATGAAGCGCTACAGAGACGAAATGACCAAACAACAAAAGGTTATTGACGATAGAAAACTACAAGACTATTTCAAGAAGAATAATATCAAAGCTCGTAAAACCGAAAGCGGTTTGTATTACTCTATTGAAAGAGATGGTGATGGTAAACTACCTCAAAAAGATAGTAATGTGTATGTAAACTATACAGGTCGTACTCTAGATGGAAAAGTGTTTGACTCTAATGTTGATCCTAAATTCATGCACGTTGAGCCATTCAAGTTCATGCTAGGTGCAGGACAGGTTATCAAAGGTTGGGACATTGGTGTTGCTTTATTCAAAAAAGGAACTAAGGGAACGCTATACATTCCGTCAGGCTTGGCTTATGGCCCCAATAGTCCTGACCCTAATAAGATTCCTGCCAATGGAGTGCTTATCTTTGATGTGGAAGTACTTAAAAAGTGA
- a CDS encoding FKBP-type peptidyl-prolyl cis-trans isomerase, translating into MRYSRLLILLAFALTTFSACKVTMMSSKNKTKTFKTTERGLGYMMVKDVKGTQYPQDGDMVEFHITTVYEDSIMFDSKKQNNGKPVQFKWKEPSFNGDLMEGIKMLTAGDSAVFRVLVDTIIATGQRKQDWMDTGKYVYYSIALKTVKTQEQINMEKGEKAGAQKETDEKLLAEYFAKNKIQPKKTASGLYYVINQEGTGATPTKGQTVAVNYTGRTIDGKAFDSSTDPAFGHVSPLEFPIGQGRVIAGWDEGISLLNKGAKGVLYIPSYLAYGENTPDPNKIPANSILIFDVELVDIK; encoded by the coding sequence ATGAGATATAGTAGACTACTTATATTGCTGGCCTTTGCACTTACCACTTTTTCAGCGTGTAAGGTTACAATGATGTCATCTAAAAACAAGACAAAAACGTTTAAAACAACTGAACGTGGCCTTGGTTATATGATGGTAAAAGATGTAAAAGGTACGCAATACCCTCAAGATGGTGATATGGTTGAATTTCATATTACTACCGTTTATGAGGATAGCATAATGTTTGACTCAAAAAAGCAAAATAACGGCAAGCCTGTTCAGTTTAAATGGAAAGAACCTTCTTTTAATGGAGATCTTATGGAAGGTATCAAAATGCTTACTGCCGGGGATAGTGCTGTCTTCCGTGTATTGGTAGATACCATTATTGCTACCGGACAACGTAAGCAAGACTGGATGGATACCGGCAAGTATGTTTACTATTCCATTGCTTTGAAGACAGTAAAGACTCAGGAACAAATAAACATGGAAAAGGGTGAGAAAGCAGGTGCTCAAAAAGAAACTGATGAAAAACTGCTAGCTGAGTATTTTGCCAAAAACAAAATACAACCTAAAAAAACAGCATCTGGCCTATACTATGTGATCAACCAAGAAGGAACAGGAGCAACACCGACTAAGGGACAAACTGTAGCTGTTAACTATACCGGAAGAACCATTGATGGCAAAGCATTTGATTCTAGTACCGACCCTGCATTTGGTCATGTATCACCTCTTGAGTTTCCTATTGGACAAGGTAGAGTAATAGCAGGATGGGATGAAGGAATAAGCTTGCTTAATAAAGGTGCTAAAGGTGTGTTGTATATACCATCTTACCTTGCTTATGGCGAAAACACTCCTGACCCCAATAAAATACCAGCTAATTCAATATTAATATTTGATGTTGAGTTGGTAGACATTAAATAA